A stretch of Methanosphaerula palustris E1-9c DNA encodes these proteins:
- a CDS encoding ABC transporter permease gives MRTLRKQLKATYTIWLRELTKFYRERTQFASTMVTPVLWLIVFGGGMGINLRTGAINTSYNAFIFPGIIGMTLLFTSMRSGISIIWDREFGFLKEILVAPISWTSIVMGKALGGGTNAMIQGTILLLLSVFVGISLTPLQIVLVLPLMLLISLGFDGFGLSIASVIESYEGFQTIMSFVIMPTFFLSGALFPLTNAPRWLQIVSDLDPMTYGVDAMRQVILRGGQFPMGLDLCIMIAFTVIMLVFTSYRFTIKN, from the coding sequence ATGAGAACACTCCGAAAACAACTGAAAGCCACCTACACCATCTGGCTGCGGGAACTCACCAAGTTCTACCGGGAGCGAACCCAGTTTGCCAGCACCATGGTAACACCGGTACTCTGGCTCATCGTCTTCGGCGGGGGGATGGGTATCAACCTGCGGACCGGAGCCATCAATACCAGTTACAATGCCTTCATCTTCCCGGGAATCATCGGGATGACCCTGCTCTTCACATCCATGCGATCCGGCATCTCGATCATCTGGGACCGGGAGTTCGGATTCTTAAAAGAGATCCTCGTAGCACCTATCTCCTGGACATCCATTGTGATGGGAAAGGCACTGGGAGGGGGAACCAACGCGATGATCCAGGGGACCATCCTGCTCTTGCTCTCGGTCTTCGTGGGAATCTCACTGACACCGCTCCAGATCGTGCTCGTCCTCCCGCTCATGCTGCTCATCTCCCTCGGGTTTGACGGCTTTGGCCTCTCCATTGCCTCTGTCATCGAGAGTTATGAAGGATTTCAGACCATCATGAGTTTTGTCATCATGCCGACGTTTTTTTTGAGCGGGGCCCTCTTTCCGCTGACCAACGCACCTCGCTGGTTGCAGATCGTCAGTGACCTGGACCCGATGACCTATGGGGTCGACGCGATGCGACAGGTGATTCTCAGAGGAGGGCAGTTTCCGATGGGGCTGGATCTCTGCATCATGATCGCTTTTACCGTGATCATGCTGGTCTTCACCTCCTACAGGTTCACCATAAAAAATTAA